Proteins encoded together in one Coffea arabica cultivar ET-39 chromosome 2c, Coffea Arabica ET-39 HiFi, whole genome shotgun sequence window:
- the LOC113730323 gene encoding uncharacterized protein, with product MSSSNNEYNDLFSSLISEIKNYTGRDPLLPWLRGIRKMKELVPPQLLKEKLPRFLQKCAQTFQSDRRYTNDLRYLRVWLQLMDFVDNPKSVLRTMEENRIGMKKSLFYQAYALYFEKMKKFEAAEKMYHLGVQNLAEPVDELQRSYEQFLHRMERHKNKKNRCQGRITSNVPLSSGICLKDYDRGRKESECLKPIGTWLVDDVKMLSQSSQHEMQAKDADDALAASDLSDAQVSSDSTLKRGVMGDIISRSYPEGTKAKSSDNLKHYTDDTVVVKFVDTAIVEQSDVEDARHHGLVEPTINTKEAMNAINNMFQEPLEPSQIGRRSRRNQSKTDTSLNSKLEIFVDGIIETSDVQSCQNLRGDSSLQTDSSRTHPPLQEQLQIFIDDEENENVTEMVTGMDIADRNKDQNSARGAKVSKEHLNGFVFPLPLDISLDGSCKILDAAKPQEVPVREETVYRFVGSTISDEPAVENVCHHGLVEPTINLKEAMDDINNMFGKPIEFVRKRRPKKKDETNYSRSNSSGFLILPDGDLDNELGKTIPKLSTNNENDLSEQTVCTREAIAEINKMFGMPLDF from the exons atgtctAGCAGCAATAATGAATACAACGACCTCTTCAGTTCATTGATTTCAGAGATAAAGAATTACACTGGCAGAGACCCTCTTCTCCCTTGGCTCCG AGGAATACGTAAAATGAAGGAGTTGGTACCACCTCAGCTTCTGAAAGAGAAACTGCCCCGATTTCTGCAGAAATGCGCCCAGACTTTTCAGTCCGACCGCCGTTACACTAATGATTTGCGGTACCTTCGTGTTTGGTTGCAATTG ATGGACTTCGTTGACAATCCAAAAAGTGTTTTGAGAACAATGGAGGAAAATCGCATTGGGATGAAAAAGTCACTGTTTTACCAGGCTTATGCACTCTACTTTGAGAAGATGAAAAAGTTTGAGGCAGCTGAGAAGATGTATCATTTAGGAGTGCAGAA CCTTGCAGAACCTGTTGATGAGTTGCAGAGATCATATGAGCAATTTCTTCATCGCATGGAAAGACACAAGAATAAGAAAAATCGG TGCCAGGGAAGGATAACTTCTAATGTGCCACTTTCTTCTGGAATTTGTCTGAAGGACTACGACAGAGGAAGAAAGGAGAGTGAGTGCTTGAAACCAATTGGAACCTGGCTTGTTGATGATGTGAAGATGCTGTCACAAAGCTCTCAACATGAGATGCAGGCAAAGGATGCTGATGATGCCCTAGCAGCTTCAGATCTCAGTGATGCACAAGTTTCCAGTGATTCAACTCTTAAGAGGGGAGTCATGGGTGATATTATTAGCAGAAGTTATCCTGAAGGAACTAAAGCAAAGTCCAGCGATAATCTAAAACACTATACTGATGATACAGTTGTGGTTAAATTTGTAGATACTGCCATTGTTGAGCAGTCTGATGTAGAAGATGCACGACATCATGGTCTAGTGGAACCCACAATAAACACAAAGGAGGCAATGAATGCTATTAATAATATGTTTCAAGAGCCTCTAGAACCATCCCAAATTGGCAGGAGATCACGTAGAAACCAGTCCAAAACAGATACGAGCTTGAACAGTAAACTTGAGATCTTCGTTGATGGAATTATAGAAACATCAGATGTACAATCGTGTCAAAATTTAAGAGGGGATTCCTCTCTACAAACTGATAGTTCAAGAACTCATCCACCTTTGCAGGAGCAATTGCAGATATTCATAGATGACgaggaaaatgaaaatgtgaCGGAGATGGTCACTGGAATGGATATAGCGGACCGCAATAAGGACCAGAATTCAGCTAGAGGTGCTAAAGTTTCCAAGGAGCATCTCAACGGTTTTGTGTTTCCGCTTCCATTGGACATTTCCTTGGATGGTAGTTGCAAGATTCTAGATGCTGCAAAGCCACAGGAAGTACCAGTTAGAGAGGAAACTGTCTACAGATTTGTAGGATCCACCATCTCAGATGAGCCAGCAGTGGAAAATGTTTGTCATCATGGACTGGTGGAACCTACCATTAATTTGAAGGAAGCTATGGATGATATAAACAACATGTTTGGGAAGCCAATAGAATTTGTAAGGAAAAGAAGACCAAAGAAGAAGGACGAGACAAATTATAGCAGGAGCAATTCTAGTGGGTTTTTGATACTTCCTGACGGTGATTTAGACAATGAACTCGGGAAAACCATCCCGAAGTTATCAACCAATAATGAAAATGATTTGTCTGAGCAAACTGTTTGCACTAGGGAGGCAATTGCTGAAATCAACAAGATGTTTGGGATGCCACTTGATTTCTGA